Proteins found in one Mytilus edulis chromosome 2, xbMytEdul2.2, whole genome shotgun sequence genomic segment:
- the LOC139510230 gene encoding HSPB1-associated protein 1-like isoform X1 yields MTTLEALISYKKCPPIVLKNRISDWPSRKWTPNYLASELTNQRYKCKVAPKDDNVLWETECVHEEITLQQFVEWNLGKPDENNPLFPYNKSDVTCYIDYKYMKDLFIEKTDHMKAVDWSVFGLDNRDGNDSTIWIGSEGCYTNCHYDTYGFNLVAQIYGRKRWTLFPPSDTKCMYPTRIPYEESSVFSQVDVKKPDTTTFHLFKNSHPHVVILEPGDVLYVPRHWWHFVESLETSISINTWVEMEEDKDSHVTEAISRVLFGCMMDIKIGSVGSTADWINPGEEVQGHDVNFRYLQQAVGSYKKAKDKNNRSSNLTKFASHIGKYFDLKIETNKAATIPGRNQLIFQDDVDRRNNEETDQSLKRKVSTSPRDEYKKQRIDLDIENIKSYSEYLHHNTSSFDSNLKVLEPMSYDLYVKDVICSYHTEQETIHYSDINLPQIMKNTSQELLNSCQECQLSSDRTELDTAKKCQTCNIKTSDTFDRTELESAQQCQTCSMNTSDTFDRTELESAQQCQTCSMNTSASIQFLQQKIGCEDNLTVEHFAKILLHPDVIKKVKELITEPFDMLR; encoded by the exons ATGACAACTTTAGAAGCCTTAATTTCTTACAAGAAATGCCCACCTATTGTGTTGAAGAACAGGATTTCTGATTGGCCATCAAGAAAGTGGACACCAAATTATTTAGCCAGTGAATTGACAAATCAAAGATACAAATGTAAAGTTGCTCCAAAGGATGATAATG TTTTGTGGGAAACAGAATGTGTCCATGAGGAGATAACTCTACAGCAGTTTGTGGAATGGAATTTGGGAAAGCCAGACGAAAATAACCCATTATTTCCTTACAATAAATCAGATGTTACCTGTTACATAGACTACAAATACATGAAAGATTTGTTTATTGAGAAAACAGATCACATGAAA GCAGTGGATTGGAGTGTTTTTGGGTTAGACAACAGAGATGGAAATGACAGCACTATATGGATTGGAAGTGAAGGCTGTTACACTAATTGCCATTATGATACATACGGTTTTAATTTGGTAGCCCAGATTTATGGTAG AAAGAGATGGACTTTATTTCCGCCTTCAGATACCAAGTGTATGTATCCAACAAGGATCCCTTATGAAGAGTCTAGTGTTTTTAGTCAGGTTGATGTGAAAAAGCCAGATACCACAACTTTCCATCTTTTCAAG AATTCTCATCCCCATGTGGTGATTTTAGAACCAGGAGATGTCTTATATGTACCTAGACATTGGTGGCATTTTGTTGAGAGTTTAGAGACATCTATCAGTATAAATACATGGGTAGAAATG GAAGAAGACAAAGATAGTCACGTGACAGAAGCTATATCACGAGTATTATTTGGATGTATGATGGACATTAAAATAGGGTCAGTGGGGTCAACTGCTGACTGGATTAATCCAGGAGAG gAAGTCCAGGGTCATGATGTTAACTTCAGATATCTTCAGCAGGCTGTTGGTTCATATAAGAAAGCAAAAGATAAAAACAATCGGTCTAGCAATTTAACTAAATTTGCATCTCATATAGGAaagtattttgatttaaaaattgaaaccaaTAAAGCAGCAACTATTCCTGGCAGAAACCAATTAATATTTCAAGATGATGTTGATCGTAGAAATAATGAAGAAACTGATCAGAGTTTGAAAAGAAAAGTCAGTACCAGTCCTAGAgatgaatataaaaaacaaaGGATAGATCTggatattgaaaatattaaaagttacaGTGAATACCTTCACCACAATACCTCATCTTTTGATTCTAATTTAAAAGTGCTTGAACCAATGTCATATGATTTGTATGTAAAGGACGTCATTTGCAGTTATCATACTGAACAGGAGACAATTCATTATTCAGATATTAATCTACCACAAATAATGAAAAACACATCACAAGAATTATTGAATAGTTGTCAGGAATGTCAATTATCATCTGACAGGACTGAATTAGATACTGCTAAAAAGTGCCAGACATGTAACATAAAAACATCAGATACTTTTGACAGGACCGAATTAGAATCTGCTCAACAGTGTCAGACATGTAGCATGAACACATCAGATACTTTTGACAGGACCGAATTAGAATCTGCTCAACAGTGTCAGACATGTAGCATGAACACATCAGCTTCAATCCAATTTTTACAACAGAAAATTGGCTGTGAGGACAATTTAACAGTTGAACATTTTGCTAAAATTTTATTGCATCCTGATGTTATTAAGAAAGTTAAAGAGTTAATAACAGAACCCTTTGATATGCTAAgataa
- the LOC139510230 gene encoding uncharacterized protein isoform X2, whose protein sequence is MKDLFIEKTDHMKAVDWSVFGLDNRDGNDSTIWIGSEGCYTNCHYDTYGFNLVAQIYGRKRWTLFPPSDTKCMYPTRIPYEESSVFSQVDVKKPDTTTFHLFKNSHPHVVILEPGDVLYVPRHWWHFVESLETSISINTWVEMEEDKDSHVTEAISRVLFGCMMDIKIGSVGSTADWINPGEEVQGHDVNFRYLQQAVGSYKKAKDKNNRSSNLTKFASHIGKYFDLKIETNKAATIPGRNQLIFQDDVDRRNNEETDQSLKRKVSTSPRDEYKKQRIDLDIENIKSYSEYLHHNTSSFDSNLKVLEPMSYDLYVKDVICSYHTEQETIHYSDINLPQIMKNTSQELLNSCQECQLSSDRTELDTAKKCQTCNIKTSDTFDRTELESAQQCQTCSMNTSDTFDRTELESAQQCQTCSMNTSASIQFLQQKIGCEDNLTVEHFAKILLHPDVIKKVKELITEPFDMLR, encoded by the exons ATGAAAGATTTGTTTATTGAGAAAACAGATCACATGAAA GCAGTGGATTGGAGTGTTTTTGGGTTAGACAACAGAGATGGAAATGACAGCACTATATGGATTGGAAGTGAAGGCTGTTACACTAATTGCCATTATGATACATACGGTTTTAATTTGGTAGCCCAGATTTATGGTAG AAAGAGATGGACTTTATTTCCGCCTTCAGATACCAAGTGTATGTATCCAACAAGGATCCCTTATGAAGAGTCTAGTGTTTTTAGTCAGGTTGATGTGAAAAAGCCAGATACCACAACTTTCCATCTTTTCAAG AATTCTCATCCCCATGTGGTGATTTTAGAACCAGGAGATGTCTTATATGTACCTAGACATTGGTGGCATTTTGTTGAGAGTTTAGAGACATCTATCAGTATAAATACATGGGTAGAAATG GAAGAAGACAAAGATAGTCACGTGACAGAAGCTATATCACGAGTATTATTTGGATGTATGATGGACATTAAAATAGGGTCAGTGGGGTCAACTGCTGACTGGATTAATCCAGGAGAG gAAGTCCAGGGTCATGATGTTAACTTCAGATATCTTCAGCAGGCTGTTGGTTCATATAAGAAAGCAAAAGATAAAAACAATCGGTCTAGCAATTTAACTAAATTTGCATCTCATATAGGAaagtattttgatttaaaaattgaaaccaaTAAAGCAGCAACTATTCCTGGCAGAAACCAATTAATATTTCAAGATGATGTTGATCGTAGAAATAATGAAGAAACTGATCAGAGTTTGAAAAGAAAAGTCAGTACCAGTCCTAGAgatgaatataaaaaacaaaGGATAGATCTggatattgaaaatattaaaagttacaGTGAATACCTTCACCACAATACCTCATCTTTTGATTCTAATTTAAAAGTGCTTGAACCAATGTCATATGATTTGTATGTAAAGGACGTCATTTGCAGTTATCATACTGAACAGGAGACAATTCATTATTCAGATATTAATCTACCACAAATAATGAAAAACACATCACAAGAATTATTGAATAGTTGTCAGGAATGTCAATTATCATCTGACAGGACTGAATTAGATACTGCTAAAAAGTGCCAGACATGTAACATAAAAACATCAGATACTTTTGACAGGACCGAATTAGAATCTGCTCAACAGTGTCAGACATGTAGCATGAACACATCAGATACTTTTGACAGGACCGAATTAGAATCTGCTCAACAGTGTCAGACATGTAGCATGAACACATCAGCTTCAATCCAATTTTTACAACAGAAAATTGGCTGTGAGGACAATTTAACAGTTGAACATTTTGCTAAAATTTTATTGCATCCTGATGTTATTAAGAAAGTTAAAGAGTTAATAACAGAACCCTTTGATATGCTAAgataa